Part of the Triticum urartu cultivar G1812 chromosome 2, Tu2.1, whole genome shotgun sequence genome, CCCTTCCTTGTTGTTTAAAAAAATATCGCATGTTTGGGGTACTGTTCGATTGAAACTGCATCTTTTGATTGTCCGATGATCGTTTATGCTACAATTATGCCTGTTTTAACTAGATTTTGTGCTAGTTCGATGATCCACGTAGGTTTATTTTTTAATGTGCATGTGTTGCATGGATATGAAGGATCAAAATTGAGATACGCAGGTGTGGACGCACCTAAATGAGAAGTGCCCGGTCATTGCCCACGGATGCGGGCGTTTGAGAGGTCCGGATTTGACGTCTtcggctgtagatgctctaaccGCTTTGTTATACACTAGGAAGTGTAATTTTTGTTACTACATCCCATGTTCTCTGGACTAACATAACACTGGTTATGAACAAACGATGCTTGGCGTACCAATGCGTCGAATTGTCGGGGCTCACCGGTTTTCATCAAGATGCACCTACAAACACCAATTAAAACGATGAAACAGGGCGGCGGGTCCGCCCGACGAACCACCCGACGGCCCCGCCCGTCCCCCTGGGTTTTATTGAGGGTGTACCGGGGGGCTTTGTTGTCCGAATCACCAGCCACAGAAACCCATCCCCGCGCTTCAGCTGCACCGGCACCGGCACCGGCACCTCACCTGCGCCGAAGCCTCGGCCCCGCACCCGCGCAGCTCGCTCGCCCGCCCTTTTCTATTCAGCGTGCGCAGGATGCATGTATGGAACACGTGTGGCCGGCGCGGGGATGATTCCACGTCGCGCTCGTGGTTTCCCAGCCCTCGCACGCACGACCGCGCGCTCCCTCTGCCGCTCTGGGTTAGCTACCCTTCGCTCTCCTCCCTCCAAGCCCCGAGCCCGCCAGCGCGCGCGACGCGAGCGCCTATATATAATGCGCTCCCAGCCCCACTACGAGAGAGAAAGGCAGCAGAAAAGAAAACAGGGGCTGGTGTCCGGTCCAAGATCCAGAGCGAGAAACATACCCCCCCTCCCCGGCCAGCTGCTTTGACCCATTTTCGTGTCCGGCGAGCGATCTTAACCTTGGCCTACTGCGCCGACGAGGGGGGGAGCTTCTTTCTACGGTCATGCCGCCGATGGAGCTGGTGGGGAGATCGCTCTTGCAGGCAGCAGGCTCTGCCAGCACCGCAGCGCCGCGCGGCGGCCGGGAGCGCGGGGGCGGCGGGCTCTGCTTCGCGAGCCTCGGCGGGAGGCAGGGGAGGAGGACGGTGCGGTCGAAGGCGCCGGTGGGCGCCCTGGCCGAGCGGGTCGTCCTCACCCCGGCGCCGGCGGAGAGGGTGGCCCGGCCGGAGGCGCACCCGCAGAGCGTGGCTGCGAGGGCCGTGGTCACCGTGCGCCGGAAGCGCAAGGTGGAGGTCAAGGAGCAGGTCGCCGAGCAGATGGACGCCTACGCCGACAGGGTCGGCCGGAGCGTCCTGCTCGAGCTCATCAGCACGGAGACAGACCCAAGTAAGCCACCGCCGCGAAGCTTCCCTGCCGCGTTTGAATTCCGCGGCCCTCGTCGGCTGCATCTTCGAGCTTCTCCTTTTCTTCTCCCCCGCTTTCCGTTCGCCGCCTCAGCTCCAGGGGCGAGAATATTCCAGCTGGTGTCTCTTGACCTGCGCGTGCGCGCCTTCGTTTTCGAGTCATCGTGTCCACATGGAAACCGAGCGTACCAACCTACCCATCGCTCTGTTTATTGATTTgatttttcttcttttcttccccGCATGTGGCATGTTTGTCTCGAGTATCAAAATCAGAGCGAatcattggatgcaagcatgcaTTGAGCTGAGTGGATCTTCGCTTTTTCTCTGCTGTTGCCAGGAAAGGGAGGCCCCAAGAAGAGCAAGAAGTCGAAGCTGGTGGGGTGGTTCGAGAAGCGGGACGTCAAGGCGGAGCTGGTGGTGTACACGGCGGAGTTCACCGTCGACGCGGCCTTCGGCGAGCCGGGCGCGGTCACCGTGCTCAACCAGCACCAGCTCGAGTTCTTCATCGAGAGCATCCTGGTGGAGGGCTTCCCGTCCGGCCCGGCGCACTTCACCTGCAACTCGTGGGTCCAGCCCACCCGCGTCGACCCGGCCCCGCGGGTCTTCTTCACCAACAGGCCCTACCTGCCGTCCAAGACGCCGCCGGGGCTGAGGGAGCTCCGGCGACGGGAGCTCAAGGAGCTGCGCGGCAGCGGCACCGGCGTGCGCAAGATCACCGACCGGGCCTACGACTACGACGTGTACAACGACCTGGGCAACCCGGACAAGGGCGCCGGGTTCGAGCGCCCCGTCCTCGGCGGCGACAAGCTGCCGTACCCGCGCCGGATGCGGACGGCACGGCCAAGCACCGTCACAGGCAAGTCGCTTtccctcctccttcttcctctcttctCCTTGATGGCCGCCTTGCCTTGACACCACCGTCGGCGTCGACTCCAccgatccatccatccatccatccaatAAATTCTCCGATAGCAACAGTGTCGTCCCCGACATGGCGGGAGCGAAACCGTCGGTCCGGCTCCGGCGCGTTGCTTTCGTATCCGAACCACCCGATCGTCACTGACGTTGACACTGACCCGCCGCGGCCGTTGCGTTTGGTTTGGGTGCAGACGAGGGCGCGGAGAGCAGGGTGGAGTACCCGGAGCCCATCTACGTGTCGCGCGACGAGGAGTTCGAGGAGGGCAAGAACGAGATGCTGTCCGAGGGCGCCATCAAGGCGCTGCTCCACAACTTCATGCCGCTGCTGGTGAGCTCCGTCTCGCCGGACAGCCGCGACTTCGCCGGCTTCCACGACGTCGACAACCTCTTCAAGGAGGGCCTCCGCCTCAAGCAGGCCCTCCACGACCAGCTCTTCCAGAAGATCCCCTTCGTGCGCAAGATCCAGGAGAACAGCGAGGGCCTCCTCCGCTACGACACCCCCGACATCATCAAGAGTAAGAAGCCCTCCACCGAATCGTCCGTCCATCACCCACTGAGATACGATAAGATACGCCATGGCTTCTTGTTTTGTACTGACGCTGTTTTGTTTTCTTGGCTTGGCCTGTTGTTGCAGAGGACAAGTTCGCGTGGCTGCGCGACGACGAGTTCGCGAGGCAGGCGCTGGCTGGCATCAACCCCGTCAACATCGAGCGGCTTCAGGTAAGCCGTCCCTCTCGCGCGGAACACGGCAACTCTGCAGCTTCCAAAACAGAGCTGCACAACTGTGCGTTGCTGTCTGCAAACTCTCTCTGTGCGTGCAATGGGCCTGAGGAAAGCGTTTCGCCTTCTTTCTAGGTGTTCCCGCCGGTGAGCAAGCTTGACCCGGCTGTCTACGGCCCGCCGGAGTCGGCCATCACGGAGGAGCACATCATCGGGAACCTGGACGGCATGTCGGTGCAGCAGGCGCTGGAGGAGAACAAGCTCTACATGCTGGACTACCACGACATCTTCATGCCTTTCCTGGACCGGATCAACTCGCTGGACGGCCGGAAGGCCTACGGGACGCGCACGCTCTTCTTCCTGACGGCCGGGGGCACGCTGAAGCCCATCGCCATCGAGCTGTGCCTGCCGCCCATGACCGACGACTGCAAGCGCGCCAAGCGGGTGTTCACGCCCCCCGCCGACGCCACCAGCATCTGGCTGTGGCAGCTCGCCAAGGCCCATGTCTGCTCCAACGACGCCGGCGTCCACCAGCTCATCAACCACTGGTACGCCTCTCTGAACATACCGATTCAGAATTCCCACTGCCGGCGATGGTGGCAGACGAACTGAGCTGAACGATCGTTTTGGCGGTGCAGGCTGAGGACGCACGCGTGCATGGAGCCCTTCATCATCGCGGCGCACCGGCAGATGAGCGCCATGCACCCCATCTTCAAGCTGCTCAAGCCGCACATGCGCTACACGCTCAAGATCAACGCGCTGGCGCGGCAGATCCTCATAAACGGAGACGGCGTCATCGAGTCGGGGTTCACCCCTGGCCGCTACTGCATGGAGATGAGCTCCTTCGCCTACGACAACCTCTGGCGGCTCGACCAGGAAGGCCTCCCCGCCGACCTCATCGGAAGGTACCTACAAGCTTCACTTCAAATGGCTCTGCTCCTATCGACCGTTGCAGTAGCACAAAAATTCATTTGGTGCTTGGTTTGTCGCAGAGGTATGGCGGTGGAGGACGCGAGCCAGCCGCACGGGCTCCGGCTGCTCATCGAGGACTACCCCTACGCCACCGACGGGCTGCTCCTCTGGTCGGCCATCGCGCGGTGGTGCGAGGCCTACGTGGCGGCCTACTACCCGTCCGACGAGGCCGTGCAGGACGACTACGAGCTGCAGTCGTGGTACACGGAGGCCGTGCAGGTGGGGCACCCGGACAAGCGCGACGCGCCGTGGTGGCCGCGCCTCACGACGGCCGGCGACCTCGCGTCCCTGCTCACCACGCTGGTGTGGCTGTGCTCGGCGCAGCACGCGGCGCTCAACTTCGGCCAGTACCCGCTCGGCGGCTACATCCCCAACCGGCCGCCGCTCATGCGCCGGCTGGTGCCGGCCGAGGGCGACCCGGAGTACGAGCACCTCGTCGCGGACCCGCACCGGTTCTACCTGTCGGCGCTGCCCAGCCTCACGCAGACGACGACGTTCATGACGGTCATCGACACGCTCTCCACGCACTCCGCCGACGAGCAGTACCTCGGGGAGCGGCCCAACGAGGAGTGGACGGCGGACCCGGCGGCGCTGGCTGCCGCGCGCGAGTTCGCCGCGGAGGTGCGCCGCGCCGAGGAGGAGATCGAGCGGCGCAACGCCGACCCCTCCCGGCGCAACCGCTGTGGCGCCGGCGTGCTGCCGTACGAGCTCATGGCGCCGTCGTCCGGGCCGGGCATCACCTGCCGAGGCGTCCCGAACAGCGTCACCATCTAGCCCGCAGAGAGTAAATTCAAGGGACCGTGGGAATTTTTCAGCCTCGATATACTTTGGGCAGGGAACGTCT contains:
- the LOC125538417 gene encoding putative lipoxygenase 5, with product MPPMELVGRSLLQAAGSASTAAPRGGRERGGGGLCFASLGGRQGRRTVRSKAPVGALAERVVLTPAPAERVARPEAHPQSVAARAVVTVRRKRKVEVKEQVAEQMDAYADRVGRSVLLELISTETDPRKGGPKKSKKSKLVGWFEKRDVKAELVVYTAEFTVDAAFGEPGAVTVLNQHQLEFFIESILVEGFPSGPAHFTCNSWVQPTRVDPAPRVFFTNRPYLPSKTPPGLRELRRRELKELRGSGTGVRKITDRAYDYDVYNDLGNPDKGAGFERPVLGGDKLPYPRRMRTARPSTVTDEGAESRVEYPEPIYVSRDEEFEEGKNEMLSEGAIKALLHNFMPLLVSSVSPDSRDFAGFHDVDNLFKEGLRLKQALHDQLFQKIPFVRKIQENSEGLLRYDTPDIIKKDKFAWLRDDEFARQALAGINPVNIERLQVFPPVSKLDPAVYGPPESAITEEHIIGNLDGMSVQQALEENKLYMLDYHDIFMPFLDRINSLDGRKAYGTRTLFFLTAGGTLKPIAIELCLPPMTDDCKRAKRVFTPPADATSIWLWQLAKAHVCSNDAGVHQLINHWLRTHACMEPFIIAAHRQMSAMHPIFKLLKPHMRYTLKINALARQILINGDGVIESGFTPGRYCMEMSSFAYDNLWRLDQEGLPADLIGRGMAVEDASQPHGLRLLIEDYPYATDGLLLWSAIARWCEAYVAAYYPSDEAVQDDYELQSWYTEAVQVGHPDKRDAPWWPRLTTAGDLASLLTTLVWLCSAQHAALNFGQYPLGGYIPNRPPLMRRLVPAEGDPEYEHLVADPHRFYLSALPSLTQTTTFMTVIDTLSTHSADEQYLGERPNEEWTADPAALAAAREFAAEVRRAEEEIERRNADPSRRNRCGAGVLPYELMAPSSGPGITCRGVPNSVTI